The proteins below come from a single Leptidea sinapis chromosome 20, ilLepSina1.1, whole genome shotgun sequence genomic window:
- the LOC126970163 gene encoding meiosis-specific with OB domain-containing protein-like has protein sequence MAGVQKVCLNNLNINIKNALIIGIIIAKNAPRVIGLKKKSGDSRGVMSFTLRDSDIDTINIDVWGTEYFVITFYERFLVGDVVEIASPKICVKGGDNEAFRPQVSSPFYLSLNEGVSDVSIFSGDTFSNYLPLLHIPTKSSAGYCGLAEVLKFAEQTANIYVDLLVVVKSVQPAKTIRTKTGTDMSVRAVEIIDNTTPATVLLDIFDVDTIQRAEEWRILESVLFISDARVSWRGRARVQLCSRSVVTHQPYTPEAESLRLHIRNQATTGGEAAAWSAWSGERAGTASVAQVRDRLVSGAPFCAALHALLTHLDLDDLTATNDPNLEDIRVKFTDHTGELTARLPINILQETCGYTVDQLRAMSPDERAAIRWRFLLEQCTAKLAVAAPRIIVLTLRRASAAHPIPLY, from the exons ATGGCGGGAGTGCAAAAAGTGTgtctaaataatttaaatattaatattaagaatgCACTCATTATAGGCATTATAATAGCAAAAAATGCACCTCGAGTAATAGGATTGAAAAAGAAAAGTGGCGATTCTCGAGGAGTTATGTCCTTCACGTTGAGAGATTCTGATATTGATACTATTAATATAGATGTTtggggcacggaatattttgttattacatTCTACGAAAGATTTTTAGTCGGCGATGTCG TTGAAATTGCGTCTCCCAAAATATGTGTAAAAGGCGGAGATAATGAAGCATTCAGACCTCAG GTTTCATCACCATTCTATCTCTCCCTGAACGAGGGCGTATCGGACGTCAGCATATTCAGCGGTGATACGTTCTCTAACTATCTGCCACTCCTTCATATACCAACTAAGTCAAGCGCTGGATATTGTGGATTGGCCGAGGTTCTAAAATTTGcag AACAAACGGCAAACATTTATGTTGATCTTTTGGTTGTTGTAAAATCCGTTCAGCCAGCAAAAACTATTAGAACTAAAACAG GTACAGATATGTCAGTGCGTGCTGTAGAGATAATTGATAACACCACGCCGGCTACCGTTCTACTAGACATATTCGATGTTGACACAATACAAAG agctGAAGAATGGCGTATACTGGAGAGCGTCTTGTTTATATCGGATGCTAGAGTCTCGTGGCGGGGTCGAGCTCGCGTGCAGCTGTGCTCGCGTAGCGTTGTCACACATCAACCCTACACGCCTGAAGCTGAGTCCTTGCGCCTCCACATACGTAATCAAGCTACGA CTGGTGGCGAGGCCGCGGCATGGTCTGCGTGGAGCGGGGAGAGAGCCGGAACCGCGTCCGTGGCGCAGGTCCGAGACCGCCTCGTCAGCGGCGCACCCTTCTGTGCGGCGCTGCACGCGCTGCTTACTCACTTGGACTTGGACGACCTCACCGCTACCAA CGACCCTAACTTAGAAGACATAAGAGTCAAATTCACAGATCACACCGGTGAACTGACAGCTCGCTTGCCAATTAACATTCTGCAGGAAACGTGCGGGTATACC GTGGATCAACTGCGAGCTATGTCTCCAGACGAGAGAGCAGCCATACGTTGGAGATTCCTCTTGGAGCAATGTACTGCGAAGTTGGCTGTGGCAGCTCCGCGAATCATTGTGCTGACTTTGAGACGAGCGTCCGCGGCACATCCTATCCCTTTGTACTAG
- the LOC126970155 gene encoding dynein axonemal intermediate chain 2 → MEKSEKNDLTYECTRRRKYFGRQTLFEDHGPELCVSIPSNPALYKHYILRNPVNVAVQNTSTMSEHWVNSVRAEYTNSGMNHVEGGWPKDINMNDPEATQRYRRKIEKDDAYIHAVMHLGHSMEHNILQNNAIDMYQTYYSELPSIPPVERSSCHTVNVYREPGTRRPIRSLSWQVEGARLASASADVDTLRNSRNLQFSYIWDIENANAPELIIKPPHPLLDLQYNPRDQHTLVGGMSNGQVGWWDMRKGGEPVSICPPHVAHRDLVRNVLFINSKTGAEFFSSSPDGTVKWWDTRSMNEPTDTMIIDLVKLPSDIQSIDRALGISALEYEPTIPTRFMVGTETGLVIGGNRKGKTPLEKLPTKYEAHLGPVYALQRNPTFLKNFLTVGDWTARVWSEDCRESSILWTYSHKTKLTDGAWNPIRFSLMLVTQWDGCLSCWDLLRRRSAPIVTAQLCDEPLLKLRPHEGGLLVACGSSKGTIYLAELSPNLGTADKNDKQLLTHILDRENKRERILEARMRELRLKMRQDRDGPPQVAESDPTVNDRDLEEATADYMQTVSELEGQLKPL, encoded by the exons ATGGAGAAATCCGAAAAAAATGATCTTACATACGAATGTACGAGACGAAGAAAATATTTTGGCCGACAAACGCTGTTCGAGGATCACGGACCGGAATTATGTGTTAGTATACCGTCAAACCCCGCGTTATACAAACATTATATACTTCGGAACCCAGTTAATGTTGCTGTTCAAAACACAAGCACTATGTCAGAACATTGGGTTAACTCAGTTCG AGCTGAATACACAAATTCCGGTATGAATCACGTAGAAGGAGGATGGCCTAAAGATATCAACATGAACGATCCGGAGGCAACTCAAAGATATCGTAGGAAAATTGAAAAGGACGATGCTTACATACACGCCGTGATGCATCTTGGACAC AGCATGGAGCACAATATCCTACAAAACAACGCCATTGACATGTACCAGACATACTATTCTGAGCTGCCATCCATACCGCCAGTGGAACGCAGTAGCTGTCATACAGTGAACGTGTACAGAGAACCCGGCACCCGGCGACCTATCAGGTCTCTATCTTGGCAGGTGGAGGGTGCAAGACTCGCTTCTGCCAGCGCTGATGTTGACACTTTGAGGAATAGTAGAAACTTGCAGTTTTCATACATTTGGGATATAG AAAACGCTAACGCTCCAGAATTGATAATAAAGCCTCCGCATCCACTGTTGGATTTGCAATATAACCCGCGGGATCAGCATACTTTGGTTGGAGGAATGAGCAACGGGCAG gTGGGTTGGTGGGATATGCGAAAAGGAGGCGAACCAGTATCTATTTGCCCACCGCACGTTGCACACAGAGATCTAGTGCGGAATGTATTGTTTATCAATTCTAAAACGGGGGCTGAGTTTTTTTCGTCTTCTCCTGATGGGACTGTGAAATG GTGGGATACTCGAAGTATGAATGAGCCAACGGACACTATGATCATAGATCTTGTGAAACTACCCTCAGATATACAGAGTATAGACAGAGCGCTTGGAATCTCCGCATTGGAGTATGAACCAACTATACCGACGAG ATTTATGGTTGGAACTGAAACAGGTTTGGTTATAGGAGGAAACCGTAAAGGTAAAACACCTTTGGAAAAGTTACCAACTAAA TACGAAGCTCACCTGGGCCCGGTGTACGCACTTCAAAGAAATCCAACATTTCTCAAGAACTTTTTAACAGTCGGAGATTGGACTGCCAGAGTATGGAGCGAGGATTGCAGAGAATCCTCAATATTGTGGACATATTCGCACAAAACGAAGCTCACTGATGGTGCTTGGAATCCTATTAG gtTCTCGCTGATGTTAGTAACACAGTGGGATGGATGTCTGTCGTGTTGGGACCTGTTGCGTCGTCGGAGCGCACCCATCGTGACCGCACAGCTCTGTGATGAACCTCTGCTCAAGCTAAGACCACACGAAGGG GGTTTACTTGTGGCATGTGGCAGTAGCAAAGGCACGATATACTTAGCCGAGTTATCTCCTAACCTCGGGACAGCGGACAAGAATGATAAACAACTACTAACTCAC ATATTAGACCGTGAAAATAAACGTGAACGTATACTGGAGGCGCGCATGCGAGAGTTGAGGCTGAAGATGCGTCAAGATCGCGACGGTCCGCCGCAAGTGGCCGAGTCGGACCCCACGGTGAACGACAGAGACCTGGAAGAGGCCACTGCCGACTACATGCAGACTGTTAGCGAGCTTGAAGGACAACTGAAACCACTGTAG